A single genomic interval of Gossypium raimondii isolate GPD5lz chromosome 11, ASM2569854v1, whole genome shotgun sequence harbors:
- the LOC105803394 gene encoding uncharacterized protein LOC105803394 isoform X1, with translation MASKFPDEPPRDTQGTDKGSIALREKRSRRVSFADREITSIHIFKRDDEYETPPDSTPKQASETEKEVTELFRDLVDSDDSTSGGDDEDDNDDVMSAGKLFLRPIDTPSPGGSSTVGSATSNDDDNFFGPVSANFIRSGRLSDSAASDDNHDITMDSTTFSMHFRSIARSESGDFDTSTGVPLPSEEKTPFQARTSSDLESSMVLTKVGKLKSPLAVPINGGSNDMSIVGESMHRYDYGRLPPALEALLAKGSEFNAIPASRSVRPKLLTSAVSHGNGNGNDCTEPLHFGDSELCTRNNNDISGKGTSIAHNSLVEATSDTTTTLAAKILRDCSSNSKDSPVADDFVDHQTPKQLNKGDNENSEVQSGTRVLNLESIAITNGTPVNRSSEAFQLELVRHFENGNQLPTIDGLNENFPQLHGSPLAGSIHSLSAKRQQILLDTTNSPRRMLFVTPSPKQSGSVLSKGSINEGGTVASILKSNSELKIPEPSSCASAFSDGGPKSKLGSSESLTSRALSFNTIMEEMNEDLQCQQENAFTNNGEEKLSGVGLKQGEKDCSGLGTPKNVSSLSQDGETTGLAKDEYNDKSTEIMAKITSPSKFTHSGKKATNHSLTPVDSADAALVASTFNSSPKDIAREISKDKRDTDTLYKLVSPLVNRLTEKLSSSTGHKDSLFGSLKLHNEDNIAIISRQECNSVETVPSSNNLTAKAENRTPPSAPLVDCLINTSAVKVVDERESNGFDLQNTFSTSMNFPEGPIRKLQSGGPGKNTQTAVERTQSSEHFIEEQMQASVYASPDAHARKNERSPQKSPFRKKQTQSPTSKDPSLCPCRKEMHNALHGDNMQLSVAKGVVSLNCSPNVHRIDDCLRRSNPSPVQDIQNISKRKRTSEEVACVDVQHSDNNIQMQHGLKFCKVGEKNMDHTSEYSYGSNIENERIEGVKILMNQTDISLKLSADTNQLLSPCFDKLNIKMINKLEDKLLHQQKVNILELLCSEIQSQLCSQSYNESCNILHKRVAETRQLLYRIVYGKAKMQLMHVKRERLLKQVELLRTGVRKSQMLKLNCAKHHSVSAEKDTKLGDNSCSVTFLDNLEGAGGKVSTMKREVEALEKKIKNLTKSFDIYCKIKGEQSSSGTIELVNDHLKKRTCCRFIRQDIQLWEVDNLQNRNGHHNIVLNYRGFISQSLTLNTGRGSSIFVANKLNDMNISKNFPNMDACFAFRFVFNHEPTKKYVGPKSLAQETQRTCSLLRNLLDVVEEVRIARLEIRNMTLNSFNSPSAKQLDLQFAFIDFDSGVKVTMTLDMTCLNCGVYPSDILPYQLQTSATGTESLALSAEIKAAVGNLRSGYSRIIRICRCVSQVIQSSGR, from the exons ATGGCCTCCAAATTCCCCGACGAACCACCACGCGATACGCAGGGAACGGACAAAGGAAGCATCGCGCTCAGGGAGAAACGGTCGCGGCGCGTTAGCTTCGCCGACCGAGAGATCACCTCAATCCACATCTTCAAGCGCGATGATGAGTACGAGACCCCGCCAGACTCTACTCCGAAGCAGGCCTCTGAAACGGAAAAGGAAGTAACTGAGCTCTTTAGGGATTTGGTGGATAGTGATGACTCCACCAGTGGTGGCGACGACGAGGATGACAACGACGACGTTATGAGTGCCGGAAAGTTGTTCTTGAGGCCGATAGACACGCCATCTCCTGGTGGAAGTAGCACAGTTGGATCTGCTACCTCCAATGATG atgataatttttttggaCCTGTGTCTGCAAACTTTATTCGATCTGGAAGGTTATCTGATTCTGCTGCTTCAGATGATAACCATGATATCACAATGGATTCGACAACATTTTCGATGCATTTTCGCAGCATTGCACGATCAGAATCAGGAGATTTCGATACTTCAACGGGAGTTCCTCTTCCATCTGAAGAAAAGACTCCTTTCCAAGCTAGAACATCTTCTGATCTGGAAAGTTCTATGGTGTTAACAAAAGTGGGGAAACTAAAGTCTCCATTGGCTGTACCTATTAATGGAGGTTCCAATGACATGAGTATTGTTGGAGAAAGCATGCATCGGTATGATTATGGGAGGCTCCCTCCTGCATTAGAAGCACTCTTGGCTAAAGGCAGTGAATTTAATGCCATCCCTGCTTCTCGTTCTGTTAGGCCAAAATTATTAACAAGTGCTGTATCTCATGGTAATGGTAATGGTAATGACTGCACGGAACCCTTGCATTTTGGGGATTCAGAGCTCTGCACCcgtaataataatgatatttcgGGTAAGGGCACTTCTATTGCTCATAACTCACTGGTTGAGGCAACGAGTGATACAACAACCACTCTTGCAGCTAAAATTTTGCGTGACTGCTCGTCAAACTCAAAGGATAGTCCAGTTGCTGATGATTTTGTTGATCATCAAACTCCTAAGCAGCTGAACAAA GGAGACAATGAGAATTCTGAAGTTCAGTCTGGAACACGTGTGTTGAATTTGGAGTCCATTGCTATCACTAATGGTACTCCAGTGAACCGGAGCAGTGAAGCTTTTCAGTTAGAGTTGGTCAgacattttgaaaatggaaatcaGCTGCCAACTATTGATGGGCTGAACGAAAATTTTCCTCAGCTGCATGGATCTCCATTAGCGGGGTCCATACATTCATTATCTGCTAAAAGACAACAAATTCTTCTGGATACTACTAATTCACCCAGACGTATGCTATTTGTTACTCCTTCACCAAAGCAATCAGGTTCTGTTTTGAGCAAGGGAAGTATAAATGAAGGTGGGACTGTGGCTTCCATTCTGAAAAGTAATTCTGAGTTAAAAATTCCAGAGCCTTCTTCCTGTGCTTCTGCTTTCAGTGATGGAGGTCCAAAGTCAAAACTTGGATCATCAGAGTCCCTTACTTCTAGAGCTTTGTCATTCAACACAATCATGGAGGAAATGAATGAGGATCTTCAGTGCCAACAGGAAAATGCCTTCACTAATAATGGAGAGGAGAAGTTGTCTGGTGTTGGTCTGAAGCAGGGGGAGAAAGATTGCAGTGGTCTTGGAACTCCAAAAAACGTTAGTAGTTTGAGCCAAGATGGAGAGACCACAGGACTTGCAAAAGATGAATATAATGACAAATCTACTGAAATAATGGCTAAAATTACTTCACCTTCTAAGTTCACTCACTCAGGAAAGAAAGCGACAAATCATTCGTTGACACCAGTAGATTCCGCAGATGCCGCACTAGTAGCTTCCACTTTTAATTCCTCGCCAAAGGATATTGCACGTGAAATAAGCAAAGATAAGAGAGATACTGATACACTTTATAAGCTTGTTTCTCCTCTAGTGAATAGGTTAACTGAGAAGTTGTCATCATCAACGGGGCATAAAGATAGTCTGTTTGGCAGTTTAAAGCTTCACAATGAGGATAATATTGCCATTATTTCTAGACAAGAGTGCAACTCGGTAGAAACCGTTCCTAGCAGTAACAATTTAACTGCAAAAGCTGAAAACAGAACACCACCAAGTGCACCGCTTGTTGACTGTTTAATAAACACTTCTGCAGTAAAAGTGGTGGATGAAAGAGAAAGTAATGGATTTGATTTGCAGAATACTTTCTCAACCTCAATGAACTTCCCTGAGGGGCCCATCAGGAAGCTGCAGTCAGGAGGCCCAGGGAAAAATACCCAGACTGCAGTTGAAAGAACCCAGTCCAGTGAACATTTTATCGAGGAACAGATGCAAGCTTCTGTTTATGCTTCCCCAGATGCACATGCAAGGAAAAATGAGAGGTCGCCTCAAAAG AGCCCCTTTAGAAAGAAGCAAACTCAGAGTCCCACTTCAAAAGATCCAAGTCTATGCCCCTGCAGGAAAGAAATGCATAATGCATTACATGGTGACAATATGCAACTCTCTGTTGCAAAAGGTGTGGTATCTCTTAACTGCAGTCCAAATGTACACAGGATTGATGACTGTCTTCGAAGATCTAACCCTAGTCCTGTCCAAGACATCCAGAacatttcaaaaagaaaaaggactagtGAAGAAGTAGCTTGTGTAGATGTGCAACATTCAGATAATAATATCCAAATGCAGCATGGTCTGAAATTTTGTAAAGTTGGAGAGAAAAATATGGACCACACATCAGAATATTCTTATGGAAGTaacatagaaaatgaaaggattGAAGGTGTCAAGATATTGATGAATCAGACTGAT ATTTCTCTCAAACTATCAGCAGATACAAATCAGCTACTGTCTCCATGTTTtgataaactaaatataaaaatg ATAAACAAGTTGGAAGATAAATTGCTTCATCAGCAGAAGGTTAATATATTAGAGTTGCTTTGTTCTGAAATCCAATCCCAGCTTTGCTCA CAGTCATACAATGAATCCTGCAATATTCTACATAAAAG GGTAGCTGAAACAAGACAATTGCTCTATAGAATAGTCTATGGAAAGGCTAAAATGCAGTTGATGCATGTGAAGCGTGAAAGATTGCTG AAACAGGTAGAGTTACTAAGAACCGGAGTTCGGAAGTCTCAAATGTTGAAGTTAAATTGTGCCAAACATCATTCTGTTTCTGCTGAAAAGGACACTAAACTTGGCGATAATTCATGTTCAGTTACATTCTTGGACAACCTTGAG GGAGCCGGTGGTAAAGTTAGCACAATGAAGCGTGAAGTTGAAGCtctggaaaagaaaataaaaaatttaaccaagtCTTTTGACATTTACTGCAAGATAAAAGGAGAACAGAGTTCTTCTGGCACTATTGAATTGGTCAATGATCATCTAAAGAAGAGAACTTGTTGCAGATTTATACGCCAGGATATTCAA TTGTGGGAGGTTGACAATTTGCAGAACAGGAATGGCCATCACAATATTGTTCTCAACTACCGTGGGTTTATCAGTCAGAG TCTCACGTTAAATACTGGTCGAGGTTCAAGCATTTTTGTTGCAAacaaattgaatgatatgaacATCAGTAAG AACTTCCCAAACATGGATGCTTGCTTTGCGTTTCGTTTTGTCTTTAACCATGAACCGACAAAGAAGTATGTTGGCCCCAAAAGTTTGGCACAGGAAACACAA AGAACCTGTTCACTTTTAAGAAATTTGCTTGATGTGGTTGAGGAAGTACGGATAGCACGGTTAGAGATTAGAAATATGACTCTAAATAGCTTTAATTCTCCATCAG CTAAGCAGCTGGATTTGCAGTTTGCTTTCATTGATTTTGACAGTGGTGTAAAGGTGACAATGACTCTTGACATGACTTGTTTGAACTG TGGAGTTTATCCTTCAGATATCCTACCTTATCAGTTACAGACTTCTGCCACTGGGACCGAAAGCCTAGCACTCTCAGCTGAAATTAAAGCAGCGGTTGGGAACCTTAGATCTGGATATTCGAGGATTATAAGGATCTGTAGGTGTGTTTCCCAGGTGATTCAATCTTCAGGCAGGTGA
- the LOC105803394 gene encoding uncharacterized protein LOC105803394 isoform X5, with product MMVSLGCIVDFYDNFFGPVSANFIRSGRLSDSAASDDNHDITMDSTTFSMHFRSIARSESGDFDTSTGVPLPSEEKTPFQARTSSDLESSMVLTKVGKLKSPLAVPINGGSNDMSIVGESMHRYDYGRLPPALEALLAKGSEFNAIPASRSVRPKLLTSAVSHGNGNGNDCTEPLHFGDSELCTRNNNDISGKGTSIAHNSLVEATSDTTTTLAAKILRDCSSNSKDSPVADDFVDHQTPKQLNKGDNENSEVQSGTRVLNLESIAITNGTPVNRSSEAFQLELVRHFENGNQLPTIDGLNENFPQLHGSPLAGSIHSLSAKRQQILLDTTNSPRRMLFVTPSPKQSGSVLSKGSINEGGTVASILKSNSELKIPEPSSCASAFSDGGPKSKLGSSESLTSRALSFNTIMEEMNEDLQCQQENAFTNNGEEKLSGVGLKQGEKDCSGLGTPKNVSSLSQDGETTGLAKDEYNDKSTEIMAKITSPSKFTHSGKKATNHSLTPVDSADAALVASTFNSSPKDIAREISKDKRDTDTLYKLVSPLVNRLTEKLSSSTGHKDSLFGSLKLHNEDNIAIISRQECNSVETVPSSNNLTAKAENRTPPSAPLVDCLINTSAVKVVDERESNGFDLQNTFSTSMNFPEGPIRKLQSGGPGKNTQTAVERTQSSEHFIEEQMQASVYASPDAHARKNERSPQKSPFRKKQTQSPTSKDPSLCPCRKEMHNALHGDNMQLSVAKGVVSLNCSPNVHRIDDCLRRSNPSPVQDIQNISKRKRTSEEVACVDVQHSDNNIQMQHGLKFCKVGEKNMDHTSEYSYGSNIENERIEGVKILMNQTDISLKLSADTNQLLSPCFDKLNIKMINKLEDKLLHQQKVNILELLCSEIQSQLCSQSYNESCNILHKRVAETRQLLYRIVYGKAKMQLMHVKRERLLKQVELLRTGVRKSQMLKLNCAKHHSVSAEKDTKLGDNSCSVTFLDNLEGAGGKVSTMKREVEALEKKIKNLTKSFDIYCKIKGEQSSSGTIELVNDHLKKRTCCRFIRQDIQLWEVDNLQNRNGHHNIVLNYRGFISQSLTLNTGRGSSIFVANKLNDMNISKNFPNMDACFAFRFVFNHEPTKKYVGPKSLAQETQRTCSLLRNLLDVVEEVRIARLEIRNMTLNSFNSPSAKQLDLQFAFIDFDSGVKVTMTLDMTCLNCGVYPSDILPYQLQTSATGTESLALSAEIKAAVGNLRSGYSRIIRICRCVSQVIQSSGR from the exons ATGATGGTTAGTTTGGGCTGCATTGTTGATTTTT atgataatttttttggaCCTGTGTCTGCAAACTTTATTCGATCTGGAAGGTTATCTGATTCTGCTGCTTCAGATGATAACCATGATATCACAATGGATTCGACAACATTTTCGATGCATTTTCGCAGCATTGCACGATCAGAATCAGGAGATTTCGATACTTCAACGGGAGTTCCTCTTCCATCTGAAGAAAAGACTCCTTTCCAAGCTAGAACATCTTCTGATCTGGAAAGTTCTATGGTGTTAACAAAAGTGGGGAAACTAAAGTCTCCATTGGCTGTACCTATTAATGGAGGTTCCAATGACATGAGTATTGTTGGAGAAAGCATGCATCGGTATGATTATGGGAGGCTCCCTCCTGCATTAGAAGCACTCTTGGCTAAAGGCAGTGAATTTAATGCCATCCCTGCTTCTCGTTCTGTTAGGCCAAAATTATTAACAAGTGCTGTATCTCATGGTAATGGTAATGGTAATGACTGCACGGAACCCTTGCATTTTGGGGATTCAGAGCTCTGCACCcgtaataataatgatatttcgGGTAAGGGCACTTCTATTGCTCATAACTCACTGGTTGAGGCAACGAGTGATACAACAACCACTCTTGCAGCTAAAATTTTGCGTGACTGCTCGTCAAACTCAAAGGATAGTCCAGTTGCTGATGATTTTGTTGATCATCAAACTCCTAAGCAGCTGAACAAA GGAGACAATGAGAATTCTGAAGTTCAGTCTGGAACACGTGTGTTGAATTTGGAGTCCATTGCTATCACTAATGGTACTCCAGTGAACCGGAGCAGTGAAGCTTTTCAGTTAGAGTTGGTCAgacattttgaaaatggaaatcaGCTGCCAACTATTGATGGGCTGAACGAAAATTTTCCTCAGCTGCATGGATCTCCATTAGCGGGGTCCATACATTCATTATCTGCTAAAAGACAACAAATTCTTCTGGATACTACTAATTCACCCAGACGTATGCTATTTGTTACTCCTTCACCAAAGCAATCAGGTTCTGTTTTGAGCAAGGGAAGTATAAATGAAGGTGGGACTGTGGCTTCCATTCTGAAAAGTAATTCTGAGTTAAAAATTCCAGAGCCTTCTTCCTGTGCTTCTGCTTTCAGTGATGGAGGTCCAAAGTCAAAACTTGGATCATCAGAGTCCCTTACTTCTAGAGCTTTGTCATTCAACACAATCATGGAGGAAATGAATGAGGATCTTCAGTGCCAACAGGAAAATGCCTTCACTAATAATGGAGAGGAGAAGTTGTCTGGTGTTGGTCTGAAGCAGGGGGAGAAAGATTGCAGTGGTCTTGGAACTCCAAAAAACGTTAGTAGTTTGAGCCAAGATGGAGAGACCACAGGACTTGCAAAAGATGAATATAATGACAAATCTACTGAAATAATGGCTAAAATTACTTCACCTTCTAAGTTCACTCACTCAGGAAAGAAAGCGACAAATCATTCGTTGACACCAGTAGATTCCGCAGATGCCGCACTAGTAGCTTCCACTTTTAATTCCTCGCCAAAGGATATTGCACGTGAAATAAGCAAAGATAAGAGAGATACTGATACACTTTATAAGCTTGTTTCTCCTCTAGTGAATAGGTTAACTGAGAAGTTGTCATCATCAACGGGGCATAAAGATAGTCTGTTTGGCAGTTTAAAGCTTCACAATGAGGATAATATTGCCATTATTTCTAGACAAGAGTGCAACTCGGTAGAAACCGTTCCTAGCAGTAACAATTTAACTGCAAAAGCTGAAAACAGAACACCACCAAGTGCACCGCTTGTTGACTGTTTAATAAACACTTCTGCAGTAAAAGTGGTGGATGAAAGAGAAAGTAATGGATTTGATTTGCAGAATACTTTCTCAACCTCAATGAACTTCCCTGAGGGGCCCATCAGGAAGCTGCAGTCAGGAGGCCCAGGGAAAAATACCCAGACTGCAGTTGAAAGAACCCAGTCCAGTGAACATTTTATCGAGGAACAGATGCAAGCTTCTGTTTATGCTTCCCCAGATGCACATGCAAGGAAAAATGAGAGGTCGCCTCAAAAG AGCCCCTTTAGAAAGAAGCAAACTCAGAGTCCCACTTCAAAAGATCCAAGTCTATGCCCCTGCAGGAAAGAAATGCATAATGCATTACATGGTGACAATATGCAACTCTCTGTTGCAAAAGGTGTGGTATCTCTTAACTGCAGTCCAAATGTACACAGGATTGATGACTGTCTTCGAAGATCTAACCCTAGTCCTGTCCAAGACATCCAGAacatttcaaaaagaaaaaggactagtGAAGAAGTAGCTTGTGTAGATGTGCAACATTCAGATAATAATATCCAAATGCAGCATGGTCTGAAATTTTGTAAAGTTGGAGAGAAAAATATGGACCACACATCAGAATATTCTTATGGAAGTaacatagaaaatgaaaggattGAAGGTGTCAAGATATTGATGAATCAGACTGAT ATTTCTCTCAAACTATCAGCAGATACAAATCAGCTACTGTCTCCATGTTTtgataaactaaatataaaaatg ATAAACAAGTTGGAAGATAAATTGCTTCATCAGCAGAAGGTTAATATATTAGAGTTGCTTTGTTCTGAAATCCAATCCCAGCTTTGCTCA CAGTCATACAATGAATCCTGCAATATTCTACATAAAAG GGTAGCTGAAACAAGACAATTGCTCTATAGAATAGTCTATGGAAAGGCTAAAATGCAGTTGATGCATGTGAAGCGTGAAAGATTGCTG AAACAGGTAGAGTTACTAAGAACCGGAGTTCGGAAGTCTCAAATGTTGAAGTTAAATTGTGCCAAACATCATTCTGTTTCTGCTGAAAAGGACACTAAACTTGGCGATAATTCATGTTCAGTTACATTCTTGGACAACCTTGAG GGAGCCGGTGGTAAAGTTAGCACAATGAAGCGTGAAGTTGAAGCtctggaaaagaaaataaaaaatttaaccaagtCTTTTGACATTTACTGCAAGATAAAAGGAGAACAGAGTTCTTCTGGCACTATTGAATTGGTCAATGATCATCTAAAGAAGAGAACTTGTTGCAGATTTATACGCCAGGATATTCAA TTGTGGGAGGTTGACAATTTGCAGAACAGGAATGGCCATCACAATATTGTTCTCAACTACCGTGGGTTTATCAGTCAGAG TCTCACGTTAAATACTGGTCGAGGTTCAAGCATTTTTGTTGCAAacaaattgaatgatatgaacATCAGTAAG AACTTCCCAAACATGGATGCTTGCTTTGCGTTTCGTTTTGTCTTTAACCATGAACCGACAAAGAAGTATGTTGGCCCCAAAAGTTTGGCACAGGAAACACAA AGAACCTGTTCACTTTTAAGAAATTTGCTTGATGTGGTTGAGGAAGTACGGATAGCACGGTTAGAGATTAGAAATATGACTCTAAATAGCTTTAATTCTCCATCAG CTAAGCAGCTGGATTTGCAGTTTGCTTTCATTGATTTTGACAGTGGTGTAAAGGTGACAATGACTCTTGACATGACTTGTTTGAACTG TGGAGTTTATCCTTCAGATATCCTACCTTATCAGTTACAGACTTCTGCCACTGGGACCGAAAGCCTAGCACTCTCAGCTGAAATTAAAGCAGCGGTTGGGAACCTTAGATCTGGATATTCGAGGATTATAAGGATCTGTAGGTGTGTTTCCCAGGTGATTCAATCTTCAGGCAGGTGA